A region of Mesotoga sp. Brook.08.105.5.1 DNA encodes the following proteins:
- a CDS encoding C-GCAxxG-C-C family (seleno)protein, with translation MLEDAVGREYSRNDLERNCAEAMVYGANEEFNLNLPKEAFDTMGAFGGGMRVGSVCGAVMGSLAVIGILFNSEEFEKQEKMKRIAEEFLEEFEKRYGHLDCKVLKEKYRDEVIGCEPTVRMAAKVLEEIIVKYEREKTN, from the coding sequence ATGCTTGAAGATGCTGTAGGAAGGGAGTATTCAAGAAACGATCTAGAGAGAAACTGTGCAGAGGCGATGGTTTACGGAGCAAACGAGGAATTCAATCTAAATCTTCCCAAAGAAGCGTTCGACACCATGGGTGCCTTCGGGGGAGGAATGAGAGTTGGAAGCGTTTGCGGTGCAGTAATGGGTTCCCTCGCGGTGATTGGCATTCTTTTCAACAGTGAAGAATTCGAGAAACAAGAGAAAATGAAACGTATCGCCGAAGAATTCCTTGAGGAATTCGAGAAGAGATACGGTCATCTTGATTGCAAAGTACTTAAAGAAAAGTACAGGGATGAAGTTATCGGATGTGAGCCAACCGTAAGAATGGCCGCGAAAGTGCTTGAAGAGATAATCGTCAAGTACGAAAGAGAAAAGACTAACTGA
- a CDS encoding amidohydrolase, protein MSILLKNGTVYPITSDPFKGDVLIGNGKIERIGQGIEEPDAEVIDASGKYIFPGFIDAHSHIGIYEEGVGGYYGDGNEATDPLTPDVSVVDAFNPQDAAIKRALSGGVTTVMVVPGSANPVGGQGAIFKFKKTLIVDDMVVRAPAGLKMATGENPKRVYGEGFKKTPSTRLGTAAVIRGYFTKVRAYIEKKKAAEKEGKPFTDIDPKLEVGEKVLKKEIPARIHAHRQDDILTAVRLSKEFDFDLVVEHATEGYKIVDFLKSNNVPVVLGPIFGFRTKLELKDMSYDAPRILNEKGVLAAFMCDHPVIPLENTNVQLGVALRYGSKEDDLFKMVTINAAKILKIDERVGSLEVGKDADIAIWTDHPFNLSAKTERVFIEGEEVYSDL, encoded by the coding sequence ATGTCAATACTACTAAAGAATGGTACAGTTTACCCTATCACATCCGATCCATTCAAAGGCGATGTCCTGATCGGTAATGGAAAGATTGAGCGGATAGGCCAGGGAATAGAGGAACCTGATGCAGAGGTAATTGATGCTTCGGGAAAGTATATTTTCCCCGGTTTCATTGATGCCCACTCTCATATTGGAATCTATGAAGAGGGTGTAGGCGGCTATTACGGAGATGGAAACGAAGCGACAGATCCTCTTACTCCCGATGTTTCAGTCGTTGACGCGTTTAATCCTCAGGATGCCGCAATAAAGCGCGCGTTATCAGGAGGAGTCACTACTGTCATGGTTGTTCCCGGTAGTGCAAACCCGGTCGGGGGTCAGGGCGCTATCTTCAAGTTCAAGAAAACCCTGATAGTCGACGACATGGTTGTTCGCGCTCCAGCAGGTTTGAAGATGGCGACAGGAGAGAACCCCAAGAGAGTCTACGGAGAAGGTTTCAAGAAAACGCCTTCCACTAGACTGGGAACGGCAGCTGTTATCCGTGGTTACTTCACAAAAGTCAGGGCCTACATTGAGAAGAAGAAGGCTGCTGAGAAAGAGGGGAAGCCCTTCACGGATATAGACCCGAAACTTGAGGTAGGAGAAAAAGTGCTCAAGAAGGAAATTCCCGCAAGAATTCACGCTCACAGACAGGATGATATTCTGACTGCAGTAAGGCTATCAAAGGAGTTTGATTTTGATCTTGTTGTGGAGCACGCAACTGAAGGCTACAAGATAGTAGATTTTCTCAAGAGTAACAATGTTCCGGTTGTTCTTGGACCTATTTTCGGTTTTCGAACGAAACTCGAGCTTAAGGACATGAGTTACGATGCGCCAAGAATACTCAACGAAAAAGGCGTCCTGGCAGCTTTCATGTGTGATCATCCAGTCATTCCTCTCGAAAATACGAACGTTCAACTCGGTGTGGCTTTACGTTACGGCTCCAAAGAGGACGATCTATTCAAGATGGTGACGATAAATGCTGCGAAGATTTTGAAGATAGATGAGAGAGTTGGATCACTTGAAGTTGGAAAAGACGCAGATATTGCTATCTGGACTGATCATCCATTTAACCTTTCGGCGAAGACAGAGAGAGTATTCATTGAAGGTGAAGAAGTATATAGCGATCTTTGA
- a CDS encoding B12-binding domain-containing radical SAM protein translates to MRVLLVYPEYPETFWSFKHALKFVSKKAAYPPLGLMTVAAMLPEEWEKKLIDMNTDTLRDEDITESDYVMISSMDIQLDSAKKVIQRCRELGVKTVAGGPLFTTRPEEFSEVDHLVLGEAEMTLAPFLHDLEKGQAKHIYRSDGFPDIGTSPIPNWALLDMRKYSSMNIQYSRGCPYNCEFCDIVLLNGRIPRTKSAEKLTAEMEALYEAGWRGGVFIVDDNFIGNKTKLKREILPAVAEWMKERNYPFVLNTEVSIDLSDDDELMKLMVDANFGTVFVGIETTEEESLLECGKYQNRNRDLLSSVKKMQQFGLQVQGGFIVGFDHDKPSVFRNMIDFIQKSGIVTAMVGVLTAPTGTRLFMRLKEENRIASEFSGNNTSILTNIVPKMGLKNLEDGYYEILKSIYAPKPYRQRVITFLKNYKPNTPRHVRPLSDSLKAFLKSLWVLGIRERGRIHYWLLLLWTAFFKPSLFPLSVEFAIYGYHFRKSLSFALFGESGSISPSHAERDSE, encoded by the coding sequence TTGAGAGTTCTGTTGGTTTACCCTGAATACCCGGAGACATTCTGGAGTTTCAAGCATGCTTTGAAGTTTGTTTCTAAAAAAGCGGCGTATCCCCCACTTGGTCTCATGACCGTTGCTGCCATGTTGCCCGAAGAATGGGAGAAGAAGCTCATCGATATGAACACGGACACTCTGCGTGATGAAGATATCACAGAATCCGACTACGTAATGATTAGCTCGATGGACATTCAGCTTGACTCGGCAAAGAAGGTCATTCAAAGGTGCAGAGAGCTTGGTGTCAAAACTGTAGCGGGCGGGCCGCTTTTCACAACCAGACCCGAGGAGTTCAGTGAAGTCGATCATCTTGTTCTTGGCGAGGCAGAAATGACTCTGGCGCCGTTTCTTCATGATTTAGAGAAAGGCCAGGCTAAGCACATTTACAGATCTGACGGCTTTCCAGATATCGGAACCAGCCCCATTCCAAACTGGGCGCTTCTTGACATGAGAAAGTACTCTTCAATGAACATTCAATATTCCAGAGGTTGTCCTTATAATTGTGAGTTCTGTGACATTGTTCTGCTAAACGGACGAATTCCCAGGACGAAGAGCGCGGAAAAACTCACTGCCGAAATGGAAGCATTATATGAGGCTGGTTGGCGCGGGGGAGTCTTCATTGTGGACGACAATTTCATCGGCAACAAGACGAAGCTGAAGAGAGAGATTCTTCCGGCAGTAGCCGAATGGATGAAAGAGAGGAATTATCCTTTTGTACTGAATACAGAAGTCTCAATTGATCTTTCGGATGACGATGAACTCATGAAACTCATGGTCGACGCAAATTTCGGAACCGTCTTCGTCGGCATAGAGACTACCGAGGAGGAAAGCCTTCTTGAATGCGGTAAGTATCAGAATCGAAACAGAGATTTACTCTCATCTGTAAAGAAGATGCAGCAGTTTGGGCTGCAGGTTCAGGGCGGATTCATTGTGGGCTTCGATCACGATAAGCCTTCGGTATTCAGAAACATGATCGATTTCATTCAGAAGAGCGGTATAGTGACGGCAATGGTTGGTGTCCTCACTGCGCCTACAGGTACAAGACTCTTCATGAGGTTGAAAGAAGAGAACAGGATCGCATCGGAGTTCTCTGGAAATAACACAAGCATTCTGACTAACATAGTTCCTAAGATGGGACTCAAGAACCTTGAAGACGGTTACTATGAGATACTTAAGAGCATCTACGCTCCTAAACCTTACCGTCAGAGAGTCATTACCTTTCTTAAGAACTATAAACCTAATACACCTAGACATGTAAGACCCCTTTCCGATAGTCTTAAGGCTTTTCTGAAGTCCCTATGGGTACTTGGAATCCGTGAAAGAGGCAGAATACACTACTGGCTACTGTTACTGTGGACGGCCTTCTTTAAGCCGTCGCTTTTCCCACTGTCGGTGGAATTTGCGATATACGGCTATCACTTTCGGAAATCCCTTTCCTTTGCCCTGTTTGGAGAGAGCGGGTCAATATCGCCCAGTCATGCAGAAAGAGATTCAGAGTGA
- a CDS encoding 2-hydroxyacyl-CoA dehydratase family protein yields the protein MSRKSVKFGSFLRNYIDDTEKFKKWLQLGMEFENLRRRHFPDRGRPRFVNTVNHLALEEVYFAIKGISTVWVNLMAPSELLLSAGLNPVSAEGISGALSSMHLEDTAIAYSSQAGISDSLCTFHRASVGVSMRKLLPPPKLVMTTSILCDGNLPTFKRIAKEYDVPFILIDVPRGRKSEAVGYVLSQLKEVVGTIEEITGAPFKMDELSLRLSYERELMENLEESKARTEDSYLPQHLYEHMNSLYVLHTLAGDGRIAAASRGIHERLEAIPENARKILWLHIPPYYDNELFNLFVPGSKNLVVASELMWDWMYPVDPQRPLESLAEKLVYNPLCGSVVDRGNFCLDLARSFRVDGVIHFSHWGCRQSAGGVSYLKSIFEEERIPFLELTGDCVDHSSQGAGQLRTRTEAFLEIVEKRR from the coding sequence ATGTCGCGAAAGAGTGTGAAATTCGGAAGCTTTCTAAGAAATTACATAGATGATACCGAAAAGTTCAAGAAATGGCTTCAGTTAGGCATGGAATTTGAGAACCTCAGAAGAAGGCATTTTCCAGACAGGGGTCGACCTCGATTTGTCAATACGGTCAATCATCTAGCGCTTGAGGAAGTCTATTTTGCAATAAAGGGTATCAGTACCGTGTGGGTGAATCTCATGGCCCCTTCTGAGCTTCTTCTTTCTGCGGGTCTTAACCCCGTCTCTGCCGAAGGCATTTCTGGAGCGCTTTCGTCGATGCATCTTGAGGACACGGCGATAGCATATTCTTCACAGGCGGGAATAAGCGACTCCCTCTGTACGTTTCATAGAGCTTCTGTTGGAGTATCTATGAGAAAGCTTCTCCCCCCGCCAAAGTTGGTGATGACGACAAGCATTCTCTGCGATGGAAATCTTCCAACCTTCAAAAGAATAGCCAAGGAATACGATGTTCCTTTCATTTTGATAGATGTGCCAAGAGGTCGAAAGAGTGAGGCTGTAGGATACGTTCTCTCGCAACTGAAAGAAGTTGTCGGTACGATCGAAGAAATCACAGGGGCCCCCTTCAAAATGGATGAGTTGTCGTTGAGATTGTCTTATGAAAGAGAACTCATGGAAAACCTCGAGGAGTCGAAAGCCAGAACGGAAGACTCGTATCTGCCTCAGCACTTGTATGAACACATGAACTCGTTGTATGTACTTCATACTCTGGCCGGGGATGGGAGAATTGCGGCGGCCTCCAGAGGTATCCACGAAAGGCTTGAAGCGATTCCCGAAAACGCGAGGAAGATCCTCTGGCTTCACATTCCTCCCTATTACGATAATGAGCTTTTCAATCTCTTCGTTCCGGGATCGAAAAACCTCGTGGTTGCCAGTGAGCTCATGTGGGACTGGATGTATCCGGTTGATCCACAGCGACCACTTGAGAGTCTCGCAGAGAAACTTGTCTATAATCCTCTTTGTGGAAGCGTGGTCGATCGTGGAAACTTCTGCCTGGATCTTGCACGCAGCTTTAGGGTAGATGGAGTGATCCACTTTTCTCACTGGGGATGCAGACAGTCGGCCGGAGGAGTGAGTTACTTGAAGAGTATATTCGAAGAGGAGAGAATTCCCTTTCTTGAGTTGACGGGTGACTGTGTTGACCATTCATCTCAGGGAGCCGGGCAGCTGCGGACTAGGACAGAAGCATTCCTGGAAATTGTGGAGAAGAGAAGATGA
- a CDS encoding acyl-CoA dehydratase activase: protein MIYYSCSYIPMEVMLGSACEFHRITSSAPTSCHELGCNLCGYAKTVYKKGMELNSDDCLLIADSCDAMRRVGDLLSELSSAKVFILRLPWKRDADAVKFLCRELVGLTAFLQNSGITVDLHTGINRFNDIVEYVQANEMLVEGTELSRLYLSALDGRKAEVSSSNAKSDGSGKRIALSGGVTDLKSFDNAVEKAGAITVSNETCLGRRPFSSKTADNIEPLVAIAERLLRWRSPCGRFSEPFPASDDRADATVFVVPKFCDFFDFVRAGDNGKSYRVELDFPLNSDGQLTTRIGALMEKSDFRSVSHAEEGSTVIYAGVDSGSTTTNGVLVDGNGRILFSKTLKTGIRASNTAEVLIQEMTEFSRKNGNQIGKCISTGYGRLLVSSASDKITEISCHARGVFELYPEARGIIDIGGQDSKVIRLNSGGSVEDFAMNDKCAAGTGRFLEVMASALELGTEEMSSLARKSKKDISISSVCTVFAESEVVSLIGLGERIEDISAGLFKAIARRVGAMYSRLGSPEPLVFTGGVARNPGVVEALNKLFGTEILIPEIPDIMGAYGAALFARESSSESDIG, encoded by the coding sequence ATGATCTATTATTCATGCAGCTACATACCAATGGAAGTGATGCTCGGAAGCGCCTGTGAATTCCACAGAATCACCTCCTCTGCTCCGACCTCTTGTCACGAACTTGGATGCAATTTGTGCGGTTATGCAAAGACCGTCTACAAAAAAGGGATGGAACTGAATTCAGATGATTGTCTCTTGATAGCCGACTCTTGTGATGCGATGCGCAGAGTCGGAGATCTTCTCTCAGAGCTTTCGTCAGCCAAGGTTTTCATCCTCAGACTTCCGTGGAAGAGAGACGCTGACGCGGTGAAATTTCTTTGCCGCGAGCTTGTCGGTCTGACAGCTTTCCTCCAGAACTCCGGTATTACAGTTGACCTGCATACTGGAATAAACCGATTCAACGATATTGTGGAGTATGTGCAGGCAAATGAAATGCTGGTTGAAGGGACGGAGTTATCAAGGCTTTATCTTTCGGCGCTAGATGGCAGGAAAGCCGAAGTAAGCTCTTCTAATGCCAAGAGCGATGGATCGGGAAAACGGATTGCACTTAGCGGCGGAGTGACTGATCTGAAAAGCTTCGATAATGCAGTGGAGAAGGCCGGCGCAATAACAGTATCAAATGAGACCTGCCTGGGAAGAAGACCGTTTTCTAGCAAGACTGCCGATAACATCGAACCACTTGTTGCGATTGCCGAACGTCTGCTGAGGTGGAGATCTCCTTGTGGTCGCTTCTCCGAGCCATTTCCAGCTTCAGATGACAGAGCAGATGCGACTGTCTTTGTGGTTCCTAAGTTTTGCGACTTCTTCGACTTTGTTCGTGCCGGCGACAACGGAAAGAGTTACAGAGTTGAACTCGATTTTCCTCTAAATTCAGATGGACAACTGACCACAAGAATCGGGGCTTTGATGGAGAAGAGCGACTTCAGATCAGTATCGCATGCTGAGGAGGGAAGTACGGTGATTTACGCAGGAGTTGATTCAGGTTCTACGACTACCAATGGCGTTCTGGTTGACGGGAACGGCAGGATACTCTTCTCGAAGACTTTGAAAACGGGAATTAGGGCCTCGAATACAGCAGAAGTTCTTATACAGGAGATGACCGAATTCTCCCGCAAGAATGGAAATCAAATTGGAAAGTGCATTTCTACGGGCTATGGAAGGCTGCTCGTATCATCTGCAAGTGATAAGATCACAGAAATCTCATGTCACGCCAGAGGCGTTTTCGAACTCTACCCCGAAGCCCGAGGAATCATCGACATAGGCGGTCAGGATAGCAAAGTTATCCGATTGAATTCCGGGGGAAGTGTAGAAGACTTTGCAATGAATGATAAGTGCGCCGCCGGAACGGGAAGGTTTCTTGAAGTGATGGCTTCTGCTCTTGAGCTTGGCACCGAAGAGATGTCGTCGCTTGCCCGAAAATCAAAGAAGGACATTTCGATCAGTTCGGTTTGCACTGTATTTGCCGAGTCTGAAGTTGTTTCGCTGATAGGATTGGGAGAAAGAATTGAGGATATTTCGGCCGGTCTATTCAAGGCGATAGCAAGAAGAGTGGGAGCGATGTATTCAAGATTGGGATCTCCAGAACCTCTTGTCTTCACCGGAGGGGTTGCGAGAAACCCCGGGGTAGTGGAGGCTTTGAATAAGTTGTTTGGAACGGAGATCCTCATCCCCGAAATACCCGATATAATGGGAGCTTACGGCGCCGCTTTGTTCGCAAGAGAGTCGAGTTCCGAGAGTGACATTGGATGA
- a CDS encoding DUF2188 domain-containing protein — MDHHEELRKIPSISEEIIENIYHVRPHEGSWIVDHESEERIIHRFDEKDDTITAASELAGSSPEGKLVIHDSKGNVDRDETVRIR; from the coding sequence ATGGATCACCATGAAGAACTACGCAAGATTCCGAGTATTAGTGAAGAGATTATTGAAAACATCTACCATGTGAGACCCCACGAAGGATCCTGGATAGTCGATCACGAAAGTGAAGAGAGAATCATTCATCGGTTTGACGAAAAGGACGATACAATTACCGCTGCTTCGGAGTTAGCCGGCAGCAGTCCTGAAGGCAAGTTAGTGATTCATGATTCCAAGGGAAATGTCGATAGAGACGAGACCGTAAGAATTAGGTAA
- a CDS encoding potassium channel protein encodes MNEESGGMKQIVVSLLLLLCVFLIGIFGYSIIEGYHPIDSFFMVMITISTVGYSTPTDLTEAGKVFTSIIILASITIVVYAVSNITAFLVEGRVNKLIRRRRILKTIQKLENHFIVIGAGDLGSTIANEISKRNYDVVIVEKREERLRDLTKKEGGKLIFISGDATEEETLKSAGVDKAQGLLACLPDDVDNIFVVLTARGMNKNMKIISKVTHGENINKLSYAGADKVIPIQEIGAHRMVAMMLNPTITGFLDSISQSGSLQLRFEEVRVPESFPEKGQTLEALRIPQKIGLIIIATVTGGVSKFNPSASTVVKPGDSLMVLGGHEQVLKLQSFLKGDLEG; translated from the coding sequence ATGAATGAAGAAAGCGGTGGAATGAAGCAGATAGTTGTCTCTCTCTTGCTGTTGCTCTGTGTGTTTCTGATAGGAATCTTTGGATACTCAATAATCGAAGGATACCATCCTATCGATTCCTTTTTCATGGTAATGATCACGATCTCAACAGTTGGTTACAGCACCCCTACTGACCTGACTGAAGCCGGGAAGGTGTTCACCAGTATAATTATACTTGCGAGCATCACCATCGTTGTTTACGCAGTTTCAAACATAACGGCTTTTCTTGTAGAAGGAAGAGTCAATAAGCTTATCAGGAGGAGAAGGATATTGAAAACAATACAAAAACTGGAAAACCATTTTATTGTAATCGGAGCTGGCGACCTGGGATCAACAATTGCAAATGAGATATCTAAGAGAAACTATGACGTGGTGATTGTTGAGAAGAGAGAAGAAAGGCTCCGTGATCTGACTAAGAAAGAGGGAGGAAAGCTAATATTCATCTCCGGAGATGCCACAGAGGAAGAGACCTTGAAAAGCGCAGGCGTTGACAAGGCACAAGGTTTGCTCGCATGTCTTCCGGACGACGTAGACAACATCTTCGTAGTTCTAACGGCTAGAGGAATGAACAAAAACATGAAGATAATTTCCAAGGTAACCCATGGTGAGAACATCAACAAGTTGAGTTATGCGGGAGCAGACAAAGTAATTCCCATCCAGGAGATTGGAGCGCACAGAATGGTCGCAATGATGCTAAACCCAACGATCACTGGCTTTCTGGATAGTATCTCGCAATCAGGTTCACTGCAGTTGCGTTTTGAAGAAGTCAGAGTGCCGGAAAGCTTCCCCGAAAAAGGGCAGACATTGGAAGCGCTTAGAATACCACAGAAGATAGGCTTGATTATAATTGCAACAGTTACGGGCGGAGTTAGCAAGTTCAATCCAAGTGCTTCGACAGTAGTTAAGCCCGGTGACAGCCTTATGGTCCTCGGAGGGCATGAGCAAGTACTTAAGCTCCAAAGTTTCCTGAAGGGCGATCTAGAGGGCTGA